The Anopheles gambiae chromosome 2, idAnoGambNW_F1_1, whole genome shotgun sequence genomic sequence GGAGACCCGCGCCAAAGCAAACACTCatcgccctctctctcttccgcTCCGTGTGTGCTCCATGTTGCTTGCAGCATGCGCACAGTGGACGCGACTAAGCATTTTACTATGCCATACAACATTCCACACACACGTCCCACTATGGTGTGGTGGGGTGATGCCGGTCGGTTGACGTAAACGCGTCAGCGTCGGGCACAAAAGCAGAGAGTACGGCACAACGCGTATCCCGCCACCCTGGCAACCCGTGCCTACTACGATCTGGTGCCTTGCGTGTGACTGCGTGCTCCTTCCAGTAGAGGTGACTGTGAGGAGCAGGACATTTAGCGGCTCCGAAGGGTAAACATAATAACACCCAGATGAGgatggtcgttttttttttaaatatttttcattctcgTAATGCTTATGCACACTGCCGGCGACACTGGTAATCATCGAGAGGTCACGGCGCCACGACACCAGAAGGGTCAAGTACGTTTAGGGCGCCCAACCGACTGACTGGCTCGGCTGCAATGCATGCAAACTGTGCACTGTATGTGTATTTATCGTGACCTTTTTTTGTGGCATGCCCACCCGTTTGGACGTCTCGTGCACAATTTGGCCCCACGTCAGTGCCCCACACTGTTCCGGCGTGCCTGCGTCACCAGGTCTTGTCTGCACCTAGTATAAATAAACGCGGATCCTGAAACTAGCTCATCCtgtttaaatataaataagacAAACGGTGAAGtgaagagaacaaaaaaaaacaaccataaCACTCCCGTCACCTAAATATAAAGCATAGGCGCGTCGGAAAGGGTGGCGGCGCTGGTGGGGATGGTGTGGCCCGGACGTGTCTCAAGTACAAACTAGAAGGAGGGGATACGGCGATTAAAAGGCGTCGTGTCCTTTCGCCGGTTTGGCGCGACCTGTACGCCTACTCCAGTAGGTGCCTCTTTCGAGCACGCTCTTTAACCGGCTCACGCCACACACTCGTGGACAGCGGCCTATGACGTACGTTTCGTAAATGacgaacaaaacgaaacggtAAGCAAATATTTTTAGAGTTCATTCAACTGGTGCGGAATgaaaaacggaaacggaaTGGGTCGCAAATTTAGAGTGGAGCGGTGTTACGGAAGCTTCTCGTACAGTGGTTGTCGCTGTATCCATCATCATGTCACATCATtaccgtgtgtatgtgtgtgtcgccCGACCACTCGTCCATACCCTTACCTTCCCTTAGTttgttatgattattattggCACGCACGCTCATTAGAGATGCGGAAATGGTGGAATAAGTGGATACCCTGCGTGGACGTTCGGAGAAGAACGCAATAGTTTACCGACAGAGTTCAATTGCGTATATATTTCTAGAATCCAGGAATTACTCGTCCCTTCTTGGCCATCTTCTTCAGCTTggtgttctttttcttctgaGCGCGCTCCTTAATGTTGGCCGTACGCTCCTTCTGTCGCTGTTTCTGCTGGTGTTCGATCTTTTGTGCCCGTTCCTTCCACTGTTCCTTTGATTTCTTAATCTGCTTCTTGCGTTGGACCAGTTTCTTCGTGAGCAGTTCCGGATCGTCGCGGACCTGTGTCGAAGAGGAGAGAGTTACAGAGGCAAACATTAGTGGCACCATCATTTCTAACATATTCCAGCTGGACAAACATTACCTTCTGACCCGACGTTTTGGCCATTGCCTTCTCCCACGCCTGTTTCTTCTTAATTTCTGCATACTTTTCAATATCGCCCGATTCCTTCAGCTCCGCAAGCTGCTTCTTGTTATCCAGGACCTTCTTCAGCAGTTTTCTGGTGTCGGTTTCAATTCCTATGGGGGATAACatgaaaaaaacggcaaacacATTACTAGGCCTGTTTGTCGAGGAAATGTCATGAATCAAAAAACATACCCTTCTTCTTTACATCGCTCTCATCAAGCTGCACCTTGGAGAACACAATTTTGCCCTCCGCGTTGAAAATTGGTCCCgctttcttttcctgcttcaCGACCAGCGGCTTATGTTCGATCAGCTTGCTCCTTTCCTTTTCCTGCTTGATCGCCATCATGCTGATGTTTTTCAGCTTTTTCTTCATCTGTTTCTCCTTCTTCAGCTTCTTGCGCTCGACTTTGTGCGGGTCTGTGCTTGATTTGCGTCCCAAATGCTTTGatacgattttgttttgcttcactaTGTTCTGGTGCGTCCTGTCCTCTTCGGTATCATCCGTCTTTTTCATGAGTGGTTTTTTCGGTTTCTCCACTGAGTCGAGCAAATATTCAGAGTCATCCTCATCTTCATCTGCAAAAAGAAACGTAGGATAGATGTTCGACTGCGTTAGTTTGATTCGTTGAAATGcatatttgcaaaaaagaaaatccccGGCCGATGCGTACCTTTCTTGGCTTCCGGTATGTTGAACAGCTCCATATAAAACTCCATTTCATCGTTTATCGCTTGCAGGCGGGTTTGCAGTTCGGTAGTCGCTTTCTTACCCATTTTGGATCTTTTTATGAGGGACGAAACTAGACACACACGTGAATTTATTTAATGATATAGATTCCCGGCACAATTCGTCCCAATTTCCGCGTGGTGCCGATCAAAACAAATAGCCCACAGTGGTGTAGTCGTGCATGGTACCGTTTTGACATGACGTTTAGTGATGGTCACCAGAAAACAATCCTCATCCGATCCGATCCGGGAACCTTTGTTCCGACATAaaccgaaagcaaaacaaaactattttattgCAGAAATATGAGCCAAGTTGGTGACTTTTTTGTACGCCACAGCATACCAATAATATTTCATACAATTTATTGccataaaataaatcattccactTCATTCAAAAATGGGTATGCCGATGTTCTGTTATATTCACCTTGGCCGTCGCCGAACAAGGCAGCTGTCAAATTCTGTTGACGCTAGCTCATCCGTCAAAAATCATCCGAGTCATTGCAATATTTGTTGCCGTTGTCCGCTCTTTACTTGTTCAGTTTGcaaaaaatagtgaaaatgaTTGACGCCGAGATGGTTATTCCTGATAAGGTAAGTGCGAGGGTGTAGTTGCACCTGTGTGCTTTCTAGCGGCGGTCCGAGTTAAGCGTTAGTCAACGGAATTAAGCAACAGCGATTGGTTACCATTCCTACCCGCACAGGACGAGTCCGACACGCGAACAATGAAGGACGTTGTGAACCCGCTGGAAGAaccgctggaggaggatctTTACATAAAATACAAGGTAGTACATTAGTATAAATGTCGCTGTGCGTAGATTACAGTTCACCGCCTTTGCTAAACCCACGTCCACCGATGCTCGTCCACCCCACAGAAGCTGCAAAAGATGCTCGAGTTCCTGGAGGTGCAGGAAGAGTACATCAAGGATGAGCAGCGCAACCTGAAGAAGGAGTACCTGCACGCGCAGGAAGAGGTGAAGCGCATCCAGTCGGTGCCACTCGTAATTGGCCAGTTCCTGGAGGCGGTCGATCAGAACACCGGTATCGTCGGTTCGACCACCGGGTCCAACTACTACGTGCGCATTCTGTCCACCATTGACCGGGAGCTGCTGAAGCCGTCGGCCAGTGTCGCCCTGCACAAGCACAGCAATGCGCTGGTGGACGTTCTGCCACCGGAGGCGGACAGCTCCATCTCGATGCTGAATGCGGACGAAAAGCCGGACGTGCAGTACTCGGACATTGGTGGCATGGACATGCAGAAGCAGGAAATCCGCGAAGCCGTCGAACTGCCGCTCACACACTTCGAGCTGTACAAGCAGATCGGTATTGACCCACCGCGCGGTGTACTGATGTACGGACCGCCCGGTTGCGGCAAGACAATGTTGGCGAAGGCGGTCGCTCACCACACAACAGCTGCCTTCATTCGGTACGTAAACAAGCGCCATGTTTCATGTTCAGCCGGACAGCTCAATGCAAAtgtaatgtgtgtttgtttcccccccccccccccccccccccccttttcaACAGTGTGGTCGGTTCCGAGTTCGTGCAGAAGTATCTCGGCGAAGGGCCGCGCATGGTGCGCGATGTGTTCCGCCTCGCGAAGGAAAACTCGCCCGCCATCATCTTCATCGACGAAATTGATGCGATCGCGACGAAGCGTTTCGATGCGCAGACCGGTGCCGATCGGGAGGTGCAGCGTATTCTGCTCGAGCTGCTCAACCAGATGGATGGGTTCGATCAGACGACGAACGTGAAGGTGATCATGGCCACTAACCGGGCCGATACGCTCGATCCGGCCCTGCTGCGTCCGGGTCGTCTCGATCGTAAGATTGAGTTCCCGCTGCCCGACCGCCGACAGAAGCGACTGATCTTCTCGACCATCACGGCGAAGATGAACCTGTCGGAGGATGTCGACCTGGAGGACTTTGTCGCCCGGCCGGACAAGATCTCGGGTGCGGACATTAACGCCATCTGCCAGGAGGCGGGTATGCACGCGGTGCGCGAAAACCGCTACATTGTGCTGGCGAAGGACTTCGAGAAGGGTTACAAGAACAACATCAAGAAGGATGAAACGGAGCACGAGTTCTACAAGTAGACACAGCAGAAGCGCAGGGAGTGGCGTGGCGGCATTGACGCTGGTGTATTCACGTTCGCTTTAAGGTTACACGACTGTACACGAATTCTGTGTGTGGGTTCGTCTCAATAAAATTAGCTACGATTTTGTCTGATAAACGTCGAGTTCTGGTTTGACTCGTTTGAAACATTTCGGACGTTACGGAAGTTGAAGCAATGGAAACACCTCCACATGGTAGCAACAATGCTCGGGGTATGTATGATATAGTATAGTATATATATAATTTTCCTTGTTGTTTAACATTGACAATCCACAGAGTTTGTTATTTGGCATTTTTGgaaatgaaacacacacacacacacacacatatacacatacatatactCTCACAATTACTAAATGCTAAATGCTTTGAAACCGCGACAAACGGACCCGTCTCGATGGCTCGCCTCAAGCACACGAAGTGAAGAGAAGGCGAAGCCCTTTACGTTTGTTACATTTTGAATGTTAGAATCTCTTTGTTAATCTCCCTCTCCTGCATTTCAATTGTATATTCGCGCGCACGAAGTCTATTACCAACGTGCTTTGTTACACATCCCTTGTTCCGTGCTAAATTCGTCCCCCGTACACTGCAACAAGCACACCCCCGAACGAACGGGCAAGGAAACCGTTACTTGGGTAAGGATAAAAATTACATGCAGCGCGATGAAAGTTGTATATATCATATCATATCATATCATATCATTTCAACATCGGTATATAGGTATTGTATACATAGCTACTGCTCGTTTGCACGTGTATATAGTAATCGATTAATGGGATTATTTGTCCTCTTTTTTATGTACCTTTTTGGGGGGTTGCCAAACACCCGTTAGATCTAAAGTTTGCATTTATTTAAAAGTTTATTTCAACAAGATGCTTTGCTTAGCTACGCAGTTATATATTCATTCGATTATGACCcgttatgtgtatgtgtttttgttgcttattgcTCAATCTCATCTCATTGTATCAATCAACCGGTATTCGACCTAAACTGGTGTTGcgttatgcttaatgcttattCTCCCCCATCCAACCCGACATTATGGCTATATAATTAACAAGGTTTTAGCTTGGCCAACCCAATACCACACGAAAATTCccattatctctctctctctctccctccctttgTTGCTCAATTCCAAAACAGCTCGGTTGTATGAAATCTAGCCACATTTTTCCTAACTACCAGTCAGTTTGACGAAGGACAGAACCCacgtaaacaaaacagtaaaacGCAGCCTGTGCCTTCACCCGACCTGAACGCGATGCTGCGGCTGGGAAGCTGTTCAGATTTCATAGTCACTTATTGTCTGTGCGTGGGTCAGGGTGGTCCAGAGCGGTGCCCGGATACCTTCGCACACCTCCTTCTGCCGCTGCACCCGGGGTGCCTTCTTGCGCGACCCATATCTAGCCGGTGGTTTGCTGTCCTTGGCCGTAGCCGCCTTGGCCGATGTCGTCGTCGTTTCGTCAAAGCTGGTGGTACTGATACGTCCATCGCGTGCTGCAATCCTTCCTTCCCGTGGCGATCGTGCCGATGCCGGGCTGAGGACGCCGCTACTGCACGCTGCGTGCGTTCGGCCCAGCCCGGTCAGATTCGTTTCGCTGTGCGAAACGGCCAACCGTTTGTGTTTGGTGTTGCGAAACCGTTTCCGCTTGCCGCGGACCAGCTCGAGCACCGTATCGTCCCGATCTTTGCCGTACGCACCGTAGGCGGCGGTCGCGATCGTGCCGGTGATCGTGTTGGTACGGATCGGCAGGAGCGGTCCGGTCAGCTCCGTTGGGCTCGGTGCCCTCGAACCGACCGGACTCTCCGAATGCTAGCACTGCTCGTTGTCCGTGTCGGAGGGTGGATCGGTCAGCAGCATGTGGGCGGCGGGCGAATCGAGCTGAATCGAGCAAAGGCAATGTAGTAGAAAGGGAGAAAGGGAGGAAGATTTCTTCGAGGATGGAGCAAAACAGCACCAAACATCAACCTTACCTGGCTGCTGCCATGCGTATCACTCTTCTCCTCATACACCGTATCCAGATCGAGGGAAGGGTATCCGCGGCTCAGGCTCTCCCTCGACTGCAGCAGAATCGAACGCTGATTGCCGACTGTTGGAGgaataagcaaaaaaagaaggaaggtAAAACATATTTGCATTAGTtatggagcaacaaaaaagagcaagATGGTTCTTTCTTCAATCACCCGTAGTACAGATGTGTTCTGGTCGTTTGAATCTCTGCGATCGCTCCAACGATGGAGGCAAAGGACGCGAATGAAGGCAACTGCCGAATGCATgtcaatacacacacacgcgaacaaaaaaatccaatcTCTATTACTCTTTTCCTTACGAAAAGGATGTTTTCGTACCAGTGCGACGTTGTATGATGCATTCCGAACAGGCAGGGGCGGCAGATGGTTCTTTGTTCCCATTCATTCGACATGTCTTCCTGAAGTTAGTTAAACCCGACAATGCGGAGCGTTCTGGGAATGCGGGCCAAGCGAAATTGCTCCACTCCCGGACCAGACAAGCTCCACAGCGTTCTCAGAAATAGGCAGCAGCCCACCATGAATGGGTACACCGTAataaatgctgctgctgctggcgacgTTTTGTACTAAATGCTTCAGATTGGGCTTGCGAGCCCGGAAGATGGGTTCGTTCGTCGTCCGTGGTTGAATTGAATTTCGCAAAAAGGACGCCTGGTTTCCATCGTGCACCATCATCCTTGCGGCAAGCTAATTTGAGCTTTATTCCACGAAAGGCGCTTTGAATacgaatttaatttaattagatGTGCCTTTGCATAGGTGTTCGGGGGCTCCGTGTGAATACAGCGAGTTACATGGGAGAATGAGTATTTGAAGCGGCAAAGAGGTTGGGTCATGCTCTAAAACAGAGTGTCTTCAGGCTGTATTTTACTTAG encodes the following:
- the LOC1272946 gene encoding surfeit locus protein 6 homolog; amino-acid sequence: MGKKATTELQTRLQAINDEMEFYMELFNIPEAKKDEDEDDSEYLLDSVEKPKKPLMKKTDDTEEDRTHQNIVKQNKIVSKHLGRKSSTDPHKVERKKLKKEKQMKKKLKNISMMAIKQEKERSKLIEHKPLVVKQEKKAGPIFNAEGKIVFSKVQLDESDVKKKGIETDTRKLLKKVLDNKKQLAELKESGDIEKYAEIKKKQAWEKAMAKTSGQKVRDDPELLTKKLVQRKKQIKKSKEQWKERAQKIEHQQKQRQKERTANIKERAQKKKNTKLKKMAKKGRVIPGF
- the LOC1272945 gene encoding 26S proteasome regulatory subunit 6B, translating into MIDAEMVIPDKDESDTRTMKDVVNPLEEPLEEDLYIKYKKLQKMLEFLEVQEEYIKDEQRNLKKEYLHAQEEVKRIQSVPLVIGQFLEAVDQNTGIVGSTTGSNYYVRILSTIDRELLKPSASVALHKHSNALVDVLPPEADSSISMLNADEKPDVQYSDIGGMDMQKQEIREAVELPLTHFELYKQIGIDPPRGVLMYGPPGCGKTMLAKAVAHHTTAAFIRVVGSEFVQKYLGEGPRMVRDVFRLAKENSPAIIFIDEIDAIATKRFDAQTGADREVQRILLELLNQMDGFDQTTNVKVIMATNRADTLDPALLRPGRLDRKIEFPLPDRRQKRLIFSTITAKMNLSEDVDLEDFVARPDKISGADINAICQEAGMHAVRENRYIVLAKDFEKGYKNNIKKDETEHEFYK